The nucleotide window AGGCAGACGCCGGGGCCCGGAGCCAGGAAGTGGACGCGGCCATGAATCTGTGGATACAGGCCCGGGAAGCTGCGGAACTGGCTGAAAAGACATACCGGCGCATCAACCGCCTGTATGCGGACGGCATTGTTCCGGGACAGCGGCAGGATGAGGCCGAAGCCAGGTGGAAAGCCGCTGAAGCCGCAGCTGCTGCGGCCCGTTCCCAGTATGACATGGCGCTGGAAGGAACCAGAAAGGAAGACCGCCAGGCCGCTTCTGCCATGGTTGACCAGGCCCGGGGAGCCGTGACGGAAGTGGAAACCTATCTGGATGAAACCCGCTTGAAAACCCCTTTGAGCGGGGAAGTGATCCACCTGCTGGCAGATCCCGGGGAGGTGGTCAATGCCGGCTACCCCGTGGTCACCATCCTGGACCTGGATGATATCTGGATCACCTTTAATATCAGGGAAGATCACCTGGCAGGCATGGAAATGGGCCGGGTGTTTCCAGTGTTTGTCCCCGCCCTGGGCGACAAAACGTTTGAAGTAAAGATAAGCTATATTGCCCCGCTGGGTGATTATGCCACCTGGAGAGCCACCAGCGCATCCGGTGGATTCGATCTTAAGACGTTCGAACTCAGGGCCAGGCCCCTGGACCTTATCATCGGGCTGCGGCCGGGCATGAGCGTCCTGGTTTCCCGAAAGGACCTTCCCGATGCCCGCAAATGAGGGCCGAACCGGATTTCTGGCCGTATTTGCCCGGGAATTCTCGCATATCCGGCAGCACGCCCGATATCCTTTGGCCATGTTCGTGTTTCCTTTGCTTTCGTTCATCCTGATCTGGGGCCTGTTTTCCGAGCCCTATCCCCGTGAACTTCCCGTGGCTGTGGTGGATCTGGATCACTCAAAACTGTCCCGTTCCCTGATCAGGGCCGTCGACGCATCCCCCGAGATCCGGGTCGCTTTTCAGGCAGCTGATCCTGTCGAGGCAAAGAACCTGATGCTCAAGGGCGCCGTCTATGCCTGGCTGCACATCCCTAAGGCCCTGGAAAAAAACATCCTGGAAGGAAAAGGCGGGGAGGTCACCGGTTTCATCAACACCCAGATGCTGCTTCCGGGAAGCATGGTTTCAAGCAGCCTCCAGGCAACGGTTTCCACCCTGTCCGCCGGCCTGAATATCCGTTCCCGGATGCAGGGCGGTGCCATGCCGGAACAGGCAATGGACCTTTTAGATCCCGTAAGAATCGACCGCCATGTCCTGTTCAATCCCCAGCTCAACTACATGTACTTTCTTTCGGCGGCCCTTTGTCCCACTTTTCTGCAGATTTTTGTCCTGATGGTCACGGTGATGGCTTTAGGCAGCGAATTTAAAAACCGGACCGCAGAACACTGGCTCAAGACGGCCGGGGGAAGTGTCTGGCGGGCGATCACGGGTAAGCTGGCCGTCTATTTTCTGTGTTTCAGCCTGGTGGGGCTGATCATGCTGGCAGTCATATTTCCGGGTTTTGGCGTGCCTTTGCGGGGATCTTGTGCCGTTTTGATGGCCGGTACCCTGATCCTGATCCTGGCCTATATGGCATGCGCACTGGTCCTGGTATATCTTTTTTCCAGCCTGCGCATGGCCCTGAGTGCGGCTTCTTTTTTTTCCGGCACGGCGTTCGCGTTTGTGGGCATCACGTTTCCGGTGGAGGGGATGCCGGCCCTGGGCAAAGCCTGGAGCAGTCTGCTTCCTTTAACCCATTACCTGCACCTGTTCCAGGAACAAACCCTGCGCCAGGCCCCGATATCCCTGTCTGTCCCTGATCTGTTGATCATGCTTGGATTCGTTGGCGCAGGCTACTGCCTGATTCCTTTTTTCAAACGCCACATGACAGACAGCCGTTACTGGGGAAAAGCATGATCAGACACCTGTTCTGCAATATCTTTGCGGAGTTGAACGCCATATTCAGGGATCCCGGGGTATTGATCATCATGGTCGGTGCCGTTGTATTCTACTCGTTTGTATATCCTTTGCCCTATTCCAGTGAGGTGTTGAAACAGGTGCCGCTGTCCATTGTTGATTATGATCGTTCAGCGTTGAGCCGGCAGCTGGTGAGAATGACCGATGCATCGGAATTGTTACGGGTGGTTTCCCGGGACCCGGACATGGAGGCGGCCCGCCGGAAAATTCAGGCAGGCAGATCCAGCGGCATACTGGTCATACCGGACGGATTTGAAAAAGAGGTGCTGCAGGGCCGGAAAACAACGGTGTCCGCTTATGTGGATGCCACCTATTTCCTGGTTTACCGGCAGGCCATGACCGGACTTGTCACAACGGTCCGGACCCTGTCGGCCGGGATCGAAGTGAGCCGTTTCAAGGCCGGAGGTTGGTCCCATGAAAAAGCCCTGACAGACCGGTCTCCCCTCAACCTGATCAGCCGGTCCCTGTTCAACTCCCATATGGGCTATGCCACCTATATTGTCCCGGCGGTTCTGCTCCTGCTCCTCCAGCAGACCATGCTCATCGGCATCGGTATGCTTTCCGGCACGCGCCGGGAACACCTGCAGGAAAAAAAGGCCGTGATCCCGCTGCAGGGAGGCCCCCTGGTCAGAATCCTGGGTCGAACCATTGCCTGCGTGGCCCTGTACCTGGTCCATATCTATTTCTTTTACGCGGTGGTGTACCAGATCTGGGATTTTCCTTTGCGGGCCGGATTCCTTGACATGTTTGTGTTCCTGCTTCCGTTCCTGCTGTCCGTGGTCCTGTTGGGGCAGTTTCTGGCCACCTTTTTCAAAAGCAGGGAATCATCCATCATCATGATTGTCTGGAGTTCAATGATTGCCGTTCTGGTTTCCGGATTTTCATGGCCCGTGGAAACCATGCCCCACTGGATCAGGGCTGTTTCCATGCTGCTGCCCAGCACCTGGGGGATTTCAGGCGGCCTTCGAATGGCCCAGATGGGTGCGTCGTTCAGCCATGTCATGAACGAGTGGTTCTGGATGTGGGGATTGAGCCTGTTTTATCTGGTCCTGGCCTGGATCAGTACCCGGTTCATGGCGGAAATCCATGAATAAATCAGTTTCAATCCCATTGACGGTCTTGCTGCGGCACTGGGGTCGATCAACAATGTCCCTGATTCATAATCGACTCAGGAAATAGAAACGAACCAAAAATGGTTCGTTTCTTTCAGCCCCGTTTTTTTCGATCAGCCAGCAATAAATGTAATATCCTGAAATTATAGCAAAAAATGTTTTTTCATGTTTTTGTTTCGGCAAATTTTCTGTTGGCACATTAAATGCAGTTATCATTGATAACCTTGTGATACCGCTGGAGACAGCACGTATCAAACAGCAGATATTAATTGAGATGTGAATCACATGAATGGGGGGGTGTTGAGTGAAGTCTGACAGATTTGGCAGTCATCGTGTAATCGCTCCTGAAGGCGTTTTGCCCCAGGCAGCCAGCCGGCTGGATCCGGATCTGGCTGTTCTGCCCAATGAAATTCTCATCGATGTCATTGCACTCCAGCCGACATCTACCGCTTTCAACCGTATCAGACAGGCCTGCCATGATGACATTGAAAAGATGAAAGCAATGATACTTGATCTGGTTGAATCCCAGGGGAAATTTCAGGATCCCGTAACCAGATCAGGCGGAATCCTGATCGGACGGGTCAGTAAAATCGGTGATCAGCTCAAAAACGCAACGGACATCGGACCCGGCGATCACATCGCTACGATGGTTTCTCTTTCATTGACCCCACTAAAGCTGGAAGCGATCCACCATATAGATCTGAAAACGGATCAGATAAGGGTCACAGGAACGGCCATTCTCTTTGAAAGCGGTATTTATGCCCGGCTTCCCGAAGACCTGCCGGAAAAACTGGCCATGGCCGTACTGGATGTGGCCGGGGCCCCGGCCCAGGTCAGAATCAATGCGGATCCGGGAGATACCGTGGTCGTACTGGGTGCCGGCAAGGCAGGGCTTCTCTGTCTTCAAGAGGCCATGGACCGGGTTTATCCTTTTGGAAAAGTGGTGTGCCTGGAATATGATGCCTTCCAGTGCCAAACCGTTCAGGACCTTCATCTGGCACACCATGTCATATGTGCGGATGCCAGAAATCCATTAAAAACACTGGCGCAATTTCAGCAGGTCATGGGGGATGAACTGGCTGATTTTACCGTAAACTGCGTCAATGTGCCGGACACGGAAGTCACGTCTGTTCTTCTGACTCAAGACAGGGGACTGGTTTATTTTTTCAGCATGAGCACTGATTTTGCCAAAGCCTCCCTTGGTGCGGAAGGCATTCGAAAACCAACGCGGATGCTTATCGGAAACGGCTATTACCCAGGTCACACGGAGATCGCTTTCCAGGTCATACGAGAACACCCGGAATTGAGGGGATACTTTGAACATAAATTTACAGGGTAGGCAGTTGCCACGGGGGTTTCTGCCTGTAAATGAAATCATAAAATTTTATCAAAGGAGATGTTCCATGTCAAAGAGATCGCGTTTCTTTTTTACCATCCTGGCCTGTGTGCTGGTAATCGGACTGGTGTACGCGGCCCCGACCATGGCCGAAAAGAAAAAGGTTTACAAACTCAGGATGCAGATTCTGTTCGGCCCGGACATGATGTGGCAGTACCAGCCATTTATTGATTACTGCAAAAATGCGAGTGATGGACGGCTCATTATCCAGCCATTTTCCGGTGGGCAGCTGGTGCCGGATGACCAGATGATGCAGGCATGTGCTACTGGAACGATTGACATCGCCGGCGGTGCAGGCGGCTACTGGTCGGATGTGATTCCCATCGGCGCCACTGAAGGGGTATTGCCGTTTGCGCTGAGAACCATCACTGATGTGAACACATTCTACTATCAGCGCGGATACCTGGAACTGTGCCGAAAAGCCTATGCAGAACATGGTGTATACTACCTGGGGCCTCAAATGGTTGATTTTGCATATCTGATGGCCAAAACCCCGGTCAGAAATCTCGAGGATCTGAAGAAGCTCAAACTCCGCGCCGTCCCCAATATCGGCAAGGTTCTTGGCAAACTGGGGGTATCTGCCCAGTATTTTCCGGCAGGTGAAGTGTATCTGATGATTTCATCAGGACAGCTGGACGGAGTGATTTACGGCGGTTCTGTAGCAGCCGAGTCCATGTCCTTCCAGGAAGTGGCCCCGTATTACATGACTCCGAGTTTCAACCCGGCCAACCAGAACCTGATCATGAGCCTGAAAAAATACCAGTCCCTGCCTAAAGACTTGCAAATTATTCTGGATATGGCGACCCAGCTGGAAAACCTGTTTCTCCAGACCACCAACTGGAATCTGGAATTTGCCAAACGCCGCTCCATGATGGAGAAAAACGGGCTCCAGGTGGTGGAAATGGACACGGCCCTGGTGGATGCCATTGCCGAAAAAGCCCGGGAATTCTATAAAGATGTTGCTGCCAAAGGTCCCTATGCGAAACAAGCTGTTGAAATGATGGAAGATTACATGCGGGAAGTCGGTTACCTGAAATAGCTTGAAACGAAAAGGTGGTTTTCATGAGAGGATTGAGGTTGTTTGTGAAGGCAGTTGATTCCATTTCTGTCAGCGTCGGGCGGTTGACCAGCTATACCATGCTGATTCTGCTGGTAACGTCGTCCATTGAAATTGTCTGCCGGTACTTTTTCAACAAGCCCACGACTTGGGCCTATGAGTTCGGCCAGATGACGTTTGGCTGTTATTTTCTTCTGGCAGGAGCCATGACTTTGAAAAACCGGGAGCACGTCGGAATGGATATTTTTATTGAAAAACTGTCCCCCCGGAACCAGGCCCGCGTCAATGCGGCCACCTTCATCCTTACTGCCATTTTCTGTATTGTCCTGATATGGAAGGGCTGGGAATTCGCCTGGCCTTCCATTCAGCGCCTGGAGCATTCAACCAGTGTCTGGGGCCCTCCCATCTATATCTATAAATTCATGCTTCCGTTCGGCTGTTTTCTGCTTTTCATGCAGGCCTTGAGCAATTTTATCAAAGACCTGTTTTTTGCACTGTCCGGAACCCATCTGAGCAAGGAGGAAGAATAGACCATGACTATGGGCCTGACCACTATTTTGATGTTCGCTGTATTGATTGTTCTGTTGACAACGGGTCTTCCCGTGGTCTTTGTCATCGGTTCCATCAGTATTGTTTTTGCATTTTTTCTGTGGGGAACCGGCGGGTTGTCCATGATGATATACCCCACCTACGGACTGATGAATGTCTTTATTCTATCGGCGATTCCTCTGTTCATTTTCATGGGTCTGATTCTCCAGAAATCGGGAATTGCCGATGAGATGTTCGAGGCGATCTATAAATGGTGCGGTGGCCTCCGGGGGGGACTGGGGGCGGGGACGGTCATTGTCTGTGCCATCATCGCTTCCATGGTGGGAATATCGGGGGCCGCCACCGTCACCATGGGGCTCATAGCCTTGCCGGCCATGCTCAAGCGCAATTATTCCAAGTACCTGGCCACGGGCACGATTCAGGCAGGCGGCGCGCTGGGGCTGCTGATCCCTCCGTCCATTCCGTTTCTGGTGTATGCCTTCGTTGCCCGGGAATCGGCAGCCAAATTGTTTGCATCCGGTCTTTTTCCGGGTCTGATTCTGGCAGCCATGTACATTGTCTACATTCTGGTCCGGGCTTATATTCAACCCGGCCTGGCCCCGGCGCTGGCCATTGAGGAGCGGGTCAGTTTCAGGGAAAAACTGATATGCCTCAAGGCCCTGATTCTCCCGATGTTTATCATTTTCAGCGTCATCAGCTGTGTGATCTTCGGCATCACCACCATTATCGAAGCCTCGGTGATCGGTGCCATCGGTGCCATGATCGCTGCCGCCACCAGAAAAAAACTGACCTGGACCATGATCCGTGAATCCCTTCACAAATCCGCTTCCGTCACGGCAATGGTCATGTGGATCGCCCTTGCCGCAGTCTGTTTCGGGGCCATCTATACGGGACTGGGTGCTTCAGATCTGGTTCAGGCCGCTCTGGAATCCATGGGGCTTGGAAAATGGGGAGTCCTGATTTTCATGCAGATCTCTTTCTTTTTCCTGGGAATGTTTCTGGATGACACTGCCATCATGTTTTTGACCATTCCCTTGTACCTGCCCATTGTCAAGGGATTTGGATTTGATCCCATCTGGTTCGGCACCCTTTTTGTCATCAACATGCAGATGGCATTCATTACACCACCCTACGGGCTTAACCTGTTTTACATGAAGGGTGTCGTTCCGCCCGGCATCTCCATGGCCGATCTTTACTGGTCGGTGATTCCGTTTATCATCATCCAGGCCCTGGGTCTGGCCCTCGTCATGATTTTTCCGGAAATCGCTCTGTGGCTGCCCCGGGTGCTGTTTTAGGCGTAACGCAGTTATCTTCAAAATATCAATAAAGGATCTGAGATGGAAAAGGCAATGATAAGAGTGCGGATGAGTGCAAAGGATGCCCATTACGGGGGGGCACTGGTTGACGGGGCACAGATGCTCCACCTGTTCGGTGACCTGGCTACGGAACTTCTCATACGATATGACGGGGATGAAGGGTTGTTCGTCGGATATGAAGAGGTGACATTCCTGGCCCCGGTGTATGCCGGTGATTACATTGAAGCGGAAGCAGAGATGATCACCATCGGAAATACATCCAGAAAAATGGCTTTTGCCGCCCGAAAAGTGATCACCTGCCGCAGAGATCTCAGTGAATCCGCCGCAGATCTGCTTGAAAGCCCGATCATTGTCTGCAGGGCCGTGGGTACCTGTGTCACCCCGAAAGGAAATCAGCGTATTCAGCACTGACCAATCCGAATTATTTGAAAGAGGCCTTTACGAATGGATAAACTGATCTTAACAGCAGCCATCTGCGGCGCGGAAGTGACCAAAGAGCAAAACCCCAATGTGCCCTATACCATCCAGGAGGTTGCTCGGGAAGCCGAATCCGCCTATGTCGCCGGAGCATCCATCATTCATCTCCATGTCCGCGAGGATGACGGCACACCGACACAGAATCGGAAACGGTTCAAAGCAGCCATCGACGCCATCCGCAGGCGCTGCCCTGATGTAATTATCCAGCCTTCCACTGGCGGTGCCGTAGGCATGACCGACCTGGAACGTCTTCAGCCAACTGAAATAGGAGAACCGGCCATTGGGCTTGATCATCCTGAGATGGCCACCCTGGACTGCGGCACCTGCAACTTCGGAGGAGACGAGGTGTTTGTCAATTCGGACCGGACCATAGAAACCTTCGGCCGGATCATGATCGAAAGAAAGGTTAAACCGGAAATCGAGGTCTTTGACAAAGGCATGATCGATACAGCCGCCAAAATGGCTCGGAAAGGTGTTATTCTCCCCCCCATGCATTTTGACTTGGTGATGGGGGTCCAGATCAGTGCCACCGCCCGGGATCTGGCCTTTATGGTCCACAGTCTGCCGCCGGGCGCCACCTGGTCGGTGGCCGGTATCGGCCGGTACCAGATCCCCATGGCTGCCCTGGCCATCGTCATGGGCGGTCATGCCCGGGTGGGCTTTGAAGACAACCTGTATATTGCCAAAGGCATTCTTGCTGTCAGCAATGGCGAATTGGTCAACAAGGTGGTTCGTATCGCTTTTGAACTCGGACGGCCCCTGGCTTCTCCTGCCGAGGCCAGGAAAATTCTGAATCTCCCCCCTTTAAAAATATGACAAAATCGCTCATCGGCTTTGACCTTGACATACCTGGCGCCGTAAACTATGCTTTTGATTCCGCTGACATCCATGTCGCCGGACAGGGTAAAGCACAGCAATTTTTAAACACCGCAAACAGGAACAGGGAGATGCCTGAGTTGCTTGAATTCGGTTGCCACAGGGTGCTGGAACCGGCTAAAAGTTTCCCTCAGCCCGCTTGGAAACTGGATAACACCATGGCCGTACATGAGAATGAACTTCTCGTGGATGTGGACATCATACATGTCAACACTACCAGTTTCAACCAGATCCTCACCTCAATGGACGGCAACCTGACCGCAGTAAAAAAACGGATACTTGAAATTGTCTCAACCAGAGGGAAACT belongs to Desulfotignum balticum DSM 7044 and includes:
- a CDS encoding ABC transporter permease, giving the protein MIRHLFCNIFAELNAIFRDPGVLIIMVGAVVFYSFVYPLPYSSEVLKQVPLSIVDYDRSALSRQLVRMTDASELLRVVSRDPDMEAARRKIQAGRSSGILVIPDGFEKEVLQGRKTTVSAYVDATYFLVYRQAMTGLVTTVRTLSAGIEVSRFKAGGWSHEKALTDRSPLNLISRSLFNSHMGYATYIVPAVLLLLLQQTMLIGIGMLSGTRREHLQEKKAVIPLQGGPLVRILGRTIACVALYLVHIYFFYAVVYQIWDFPLRAGFLDMFVFLLPFLLSVVLLGQFLATFFKSRESSIIMIVWSSMIAVLVSGFSWPVETMPHWIRAVSMLLPSTWGISGGLRMAQMGASFSHVMNEWFWMWGLSLFYLVLAWISTRFMAEIHE
- a CDS encoding HlyD family secretion protein; the protein is MRTILEPLIGLLVLIGIVWGLTLYLQEPEIQYIQGEVDATQVNLAVKIAGRVSDVFVKEGEYVQKGTSLLRLDSPEITARLTQASSARKAASAQKDKADAGARSQEVDAAMNLWIQAREAAELAEKTYRRINRLYADGIVPGQRQDEAEARWKAAEAAAAAARSQYDMALEGTRKEDRQAASAMVDQARGAVTEVETYLDETRLKTPLSGEVIHLLADPGEVVNAGYPVVTILDLDDIWITFNIREDHLAGMEMGRVFPVFVPALGDKTFEVKISYIAPLGDYATWRATSASGGFDLKTFELRARPLDLIIGLRPGMSVLVSRKDLPDARK
- a CDS encoding 3-keto-5-aminohexanoate cleavage protein; the encoded protein is MDKLILTAAICGAEVTKEQNPNVPYTIQEVAREAESAYVAGASIIHLHVREDDGTPTQNRKRFKAAIDAIRRRCPDVIIQPSTGGAVGMTDLERLQPTEIGEPAIGLDHPEMATLDCGTCNFGGDEVFVNSDRTIETFGRIMIERKVKPEIEVFDKGMIDTAAKMARKGVILPPMHFDLVMGVQISATARDLAFMVHSLPPGATWSVAGIGRYQIPMAALAIVMGGHARVGFEDNLYIAKGILAVSNGELVNKVVRIAFELGRPLASPAEARKILNLPPLKI
- the dctP gene encoding TRAP transporter substrate-binding protein DctP — encoded protein: MSKRSRFFFTILACVLVIGLVYAAPTMAEKKKVYKLRMQILFGPDMMWQYQPFIDYCKNASDGRLIIQPFSGGQLVPDDQMMQACATGTIDIAGGAGGYWSDVIPIGATEGVLPFALRTITDVNTFYYQRGYLELCRKAYAEHGVYYLGPQMVDFAYLMAKTPVRNLEDLKKLKLRAVPNIGKVLGKLGVSAQYFPAGEVYLMISSGQLDGVIYGGSVAAESMSFQEVAPYYMTPSFNPANQNLIMSLKKYQSLPKDLQIILDMATQLENLFLQTTNWNLEFAKRRSMMEKNGLQVVEMDTALVDAIAEKAREFYKDVAAKGPYAKQAVEMMEDYMREVGYLK
- a CDS encoding TRAP transporter small permease subunit; translation: MRGLRLFVKAVDSISVSVGRLTSYTMLILLVTSSIEIVCRYFFNKPTTWAYEFGQMTFGCYFLLAGAMTLKNREHVGMDIFIEKLSPRNQARVNAATFILTAIFCIVLIWKGWEFAWPSIQRLEHSTSVWGPPIYIYKFMLPFGCFLLFMQALSNFIKDLFFALSGTHLSKEEE
- a CDS encoding L-erythro-3,5-diaminohexanoate dehydrogenase; amino-acid sequence: MKSDRFGSHRVIAPEGVLPQAASRLDPDLAVLPNEILIDVIALQPTSTAFNRIRQACHDDIEKMKAMILDLVESQGKFQDPVTRSGGILIGRVSKIGDQLKNATDIGPGDHIATMVSLSLTPLKLEAIHHIDLKTDQIRVTGTAILFESGIYARLPEDLPEKLAMAVLDVAGAPAQVRINADPGDTVVVLGAGKAGLLCLQEAMDRVYPFGKVVCLEYDAFQCQTVQDLHLAHHVICADARNPLKTLAQFQQVMGDELADFTVNCVNVPDTEVTSVLLTQDRGLVYFFSMSTDFAKASLGAEGIRKPTRMLIGNGYYPGHTEIAFQVIREHPELRGYFEHKFTG
- a CDS encoding ABC transporter permease, yielding MPANEGRTGFLAVFAREFSHIRQHARYPLAMFVFPLLSFILIWGLFSEPYPRELPVAVVDLDHSKLSRSLIRAVDASPEIRVAFQAADPVEAKNLMLKGAVYAWLHIPKALEKNILEGKGGEVTGFINTQMLLPGSMVSSSLQATVSTLSAGLNIRSRMQGGAMPEQAMDLLDPVRIDRHVLFNPQLNYMYFLSAALCPTFLQIFVLMVTVMALGSEFKNRTAEHWLKTAGGSVWRAITGKLAVYFLCFSLVGLIMLAVIFPGFGVPLRGSCAVLMAGTLILILAYMACALVLVYLFSSLRMALSAASFFSGTAFAFVGITFPVEGMPALGKAWSSLLPLTHYLHLFQEQTLRQAPISLSVPDLLIMLGFVGAGYCLIPFFKRHMTDSRYWGKA
- a CDS encoding TRAP transporter large permease codes for the protein MTMGLTTILMFAVLIVLLTTGLPVVFVIGSISIVFAFFLWGTGGLSMMIYPTYGLMNVFILSAIPLFIFMGLILQKSGIADEMFEAIYKWCGGLRGGLGAGTVIVCAIIASMVGISGAATVTMGLIALPAMLKRNYSKYLATGTIQAGGALGLLIPPSIPFLVYAFVARESAAKLFASGLFPGLILAAMYIVYILVRAYIQPGLAPALAIEERVSFREKLICLKALILPMFIIFSVISCVIFGITTIIEASVIGAIGAMIAAATRKKLTWTMIRESLHKSASVTAMVMWIALAAVCFGAIYTGLGASDLVQAALESMGLGKWGVLIFMQISFFFLGMFLDDTAIMFLTIPLYLPIVKGFGFDPIWFGTLFVINMQMAFITPPYGLNLFYMKGVVPPGISMADLYWSVIPFIIIQALGLALVMIFPEIALWLPRVLF
- a CDS encoding hotdog domain-containing protein; protein product: MSAKDAHYGGALVDGAQMLHLFGDLATELLIRYDGDEGLFVGYEEVTFLAPVYAGDYIEAEAEMITIGNTSRKMAFAARKVITCRRDLSESAADLLESPIIVCRAVGTCVTPKGNQRIQH